A single Arcanobacterium canis DNA region contains:
- the brnQ gene encoding branched-chain amino acid transport system II carrier protein yields the protein MHVRTLLVTGLALFAMFFGAGNLIVPVMIGVDGGSEAWVAALGFLSTGVLLPVLSMVALATKRPDESRLADRMGTTFGLTVTTLIFLFTGMVYVIPRVGAVSFEMGAAPIVGSSPLALFTCSAIFFALTLALALRPNRIVARIGIVLTPALLILLLVLIVAAWNVPLVNVQPKGTFTSSPVVAGFIQGYFTMDALAAQMFGGVILSSLAAAGFRGRNIHRGTAIAGIMAGAILGIIYLGLVAVGRVGQGSNGAQVIANVAREMFGSGGQAVFGLIVALACLTTALGLTGASVEYFHGLVPSISRRGWLYICIGVSFALTNLGLERILAVVAPANQLLYPIVIVLVVVTLLAAGIHRDLYWSYRLPAWVAGGLSVLEAAWSTGMAVAAPLRSVLDFFPFGSLQMAWVVPAACALAVGLLLDLRLTKRADVA from the coding sequence ATGCACGTTCGTACCTTGTTGGTTACTGGTTTGGCACTGTTTGCCATGTTCTTTGGCGCCGGAAATCTGATTGTCCCTGTGATGATCGGCGTCGATGGTGGTAGTGAAGCATGGGTCGCAGCGCTCGGTTTCCTCTCGACGGGTGTTCTTCTGCCGGTGCTCTCGATGGTGGCCCTTGCAACCAAGCGGCCCGACGAATCACGACTTGCTGACCGCATGGGCACAACATTTGGTTTGACGGTGACGACTTTGATCTTCTTGTTCACTGGCATGGTCTACGTGATTCCACGCGTCGGAGCCGTGAGCTTTGAGATGGGTGCTGCGCCGATCGTCGGCTCGTCCCCGCTAGCCTTGTTCACATGCTCGGCCATCTTCTTCGCCTTGACCCTCGCTCTTGCACTGCGTCCGAATCGGATCGTGGCGCGAATCGGAATTGTGCTTACTCCAGCTCTTCTGATCTTGTTGCTGGTACTGATCGTGGCTGCGTGGAACGTGCCCCTCGTCAACGTCCAACCGAAGGGAACTTTCACCTCTTCCCCCGTTGTGGCCGGATTTATCCAGGGCTACTTCACGATGGATGCCTTGGCAGCACAAATGTTTGGGGGAGTGATTCTCTCATCGCTTGCTGCAGCAGGATTCCGTGGACGGAATATCCATCGCGGCACAGCCATTGCCGGAATTATGGCGGGTGCGATTCTCGGCATTATCTACCTCGGCCTGGTGGCCGTGGGGCGAGTTGGTCAGGGATCGAACGGTGCGCAAGTAATCGCCAATGTTGCGCGTGAGATGTTTGGCTCCGGGGGACAGGCAGTATTCGGGTTGATCGTGGCTCTCGCATGTTTGACTACTGCCCTTGGCTTGACCGGTGCTTCGGTCGAATACTTTCACGGTCTTGTTCCCTCAATTTCGCGTCGTGGCTGGCTCTATATCTGTATCGGTGTGTCCTTTGCCTTGACTAACCTGGGGCTGGAACGCATTTTGGCAGTGGTGGCACCCGCGAATCAGCTTCTCTACCCGATTGTCATTGTGCTCGTGGTTGTCACGCTTCTGGCTGCTGGCATTCACCGTGACCTCTACTGGTCATACCGACTTCCTGCATGGGTTGCTGGTGGCCTGTCGGTTCTTGAGGCAGCCTGGTCCACTGGTATGGCAGTCGCTGCCCCGTTGCGTTCTGTTCTTGACTTTTTCCCATTCGGTTCATTGCAGATGGCGTGGGTTGTGCCCGCCGCATGTGCCCTCGCCGTCGGGCTGCTCCTCGATCTTCGACTTACCAAGCGCGCCGACGTCGCTTGA
- the brnQ gene encoding branched-chain amino acid transport system II carrier protein, translating to MNIRMRSVIVAAFALFAMFFGAGNLILPVMIGVNGGAHAYIGAAGFVVTGAALTVAGMLAASTQRPDEKRIADRIGPRFGLIFTCTLYLAIGMLYPTPRVAAVSFEIAIAPLTGSGQLALFIYTLVFFAVCYVLVRRPSKVVGNIGGWLTPVLIFLLVVMVALSFTLPNAGHQENAAYASSPFASGLIEGYFTMDSLATLMYGSVIMTALAGAGLAGRQLRRGTAIASLIAGILLAACYFGLINVGAVGNGDNGAEVITGVAARLFGTAGQAFFGVMIILACMTTAIGLLASGSRFWHELIPSISAHTWLIVHLVVAVLISNLGLKTILAVVAPICQLLYPVTICLIVVALIETAVRSRRLVWAYRLPAWTAGALSILEALNSTGVTLFEPLRQVLNVFPLGALQMAWVVPALMALGVGIVVDFRTMQPTRTALEAVK from the coding sequence ATGAATATTCGTATGCGTTCTGTTATCGTCGCTGCTTTTGCTTTGTTTGCCATGTTTTTCGGCGCAGGGAACTTGATTCTGCCAGTGATGATCGGGGTCAATGGTGGCGCACATGCCTATATCGGGGCCGCAGGATTCGTCGTCACAGGAGCCGCGCTCACCGTGGCGGGAATGCTTGCGGCATCCACTCAACGTCCAGATGAAAAGCGCATTGCTGACCGAATTGGACCGCGTTTTGGACTGATTTTCACCTGCACGCTGTACCTGGCTATCGGGATGCTTTACCCCACCCCACGTGTGGCTGCGGTGAGTTTTGAAATCGCTATTGCGCCCTTGACGGGGTCGGGACAGCTTGCGCTTTTCATCTACACTTTGGTGTTTTTCGCCGTTTGTTATGTCCTTGTGCGCCGACCAAGCAAAGTGGTGGGCAATATCGGCGGGTGGCTGACTCCGGTGTTGATTTTCTTGCTTGTGGTGATGGTAGCGTTGTCCTTCACCTTGCCCAACGCCGGTCACCAGGAAAACGCCGCCTACGCCTCATCTCCCTTCGCATCTGGCCTCATCGAAGGCTACTTCACCATGGATTCGCTGGCCACGTTGATGTACGGATCAGTCATTATGACGGCGCTCGCTGGTGCTGGACTTGCGGGACGTCAACTTCGTCGGGGAACAGCGATTGCTTCGCTGATCGCGGGGATTTTGCTCGCTGCGTGCTATTTCGGACTGATCAACGTCGGCGCGGTCGGAAACGGTGATAACGGTGCTGAAGTGATCACCGGGGTTGCAGCGCGTTTGTTTGGTACAGCAGGACAAGCCTTCTTCGGTGTGATGATCATCCTTGCCTGCATGACGACGGCGATTGGTCTACTTGCGTCAGGCTCAAGGTTCTGGCATGAGCTGATCCCATCTATTTCTGCGCATACCTGGTTAATTGTTCATTTAGTTGTTGCCGTGTTGATCTCTAACCTCGGGCTGAAAACAATTCTCGCGGTGGTCGCTCCGATCTGCCAGCTTCTGTATCCGGTGACGATCTGTTTGATTGTGGTCGCACTCATCGAAACTGCGGTGAGATCTCGACGTTTGGTGTGGGCCTATCGTCTACCGGCGTGGACTGCAGGGGCGCTCTCGATTCTGGAAGCCCTCAACTCCACGGGAGTGACACTGTTTGAACCGTTGCGTCAAGTGCTCAATGTTTTCCCGCTTGGTGCATTGCAGATGGCGTGGGTTGTGCCGGCGCTCATGGCGCTCGGCGTCGGTATCGTGGTTGATTTTCGCACCATGCAGCCGACGCGTACGGCGCTTGAGGCAGTGAAGTGA
- a CDS encoding DUF421 domain-containing protein, with protein sequence MEQIEAYHHLSTSEQLLVYLGLTPLQALAAVISTCALYGFFIVMTRLMGQRMLMKLTGFDMLLVIVLGAVMGRAMMGYTPTFGTAVIVLVVLTVLELAFGRLSGRPRLSRMINNRAVCLVAGGRFVTHEMKRAHITRTEVLSELRKKGVHSLDEVAAVILERTGDMSVLRAGTPIDPQMIVGVRSAGEIPHDLLLQRK encoded by the coding sequence ATGGAGCAAATTGAGGCTTATCACCACCTATCGACGAGTGAGCAACTGCTGGTCTATCTCGGACTGACACCGCTACAGGCGTTAGCGGCCGTGATCTCAACCTGCGCACTCTATGGCTTTTTCATCGTGATGACACGTTTAATGGGCCAGCGGATGCTCATGAAGCTCACTGGCTTCGACATGCTCCTCGTGATCGTTCTAGGTGCAGTGATGGGCCGAGCAATGATGGGTTATACGCCCACCTTCGGTACCGCCGTGATTGTGTTGGTGGTGCTCACCGTGCTTGAGCTTGCGTTCGGACGTCTCTCAGGCCGTCCACGATTATCCCGAATGATCAATAACCGTGCCGTGTGTTTAGTTGCTGGGGGCAGATTCGTCACCCATGAAATGAAACGAGCGCATATTACTCGCACCGAAGTGCTCTCTGAGCTTCGGAAAAAGGGTGTGCATTCGCTTGACGAAGTGGCGGCGGTGATCTTGGAACGTACAGGGGATATGTCCGTGCTTCGTGCTGGTACTCCGATCGATCCTCAGATGATCGTCGGCGTGCGTTCAGCAGGTGAAATTCCCCATGACCTCCTCTTACAGCGAAAATGA
- a CDS encoding 2,3-butanediol dehydrogenase → MKAARYYDREDIRIEDIEPQELTPGTARIKVAWCGICGTDLHEFKEGPIFIPPHGHPHPISGEDAPVTLGHEMSGVIEEVADDVEDLKVGDHVVVEPYLIHDDVDTTEENKFYHLSPDMNFIGLGGGGGGLAENIVVKRRWIHKIPDSIPLDQAALIEPLSVGYHAVERAGYASEEVAKGKVALVGGAGPIGLLTAAVLKAFGATVVMSELSPLRRQKALDSGVADYALSPAEVDVIEEVKKLTDGAGADVAFECTSVQVVFDTLMSALRPGGVLVVVSIWSKHADLDIHQLVMKEIDLRGTIAYAHSHPATIKLVSEGKVNLEPFITGKIGLDGLVDEGFDTLIHHNETAVKILVSPSGEGL, encoded by the coding sequence GTGAAGGCAGCACGTTACTATGATCGCGAAGATATTCGCATCGAAGATATTGAACCCCAGGAGCTGACACCAGGCACCGCGCGCATCAAGGTTGCATGGTGCGGCATCTGCGGAACTGATTTGCATGAATTCAAAGAAGGGCCGATTTTCATTCCGCCGCACGGCCACCCACACCCAATTTCGGGTGAAGATGCCCCTGTCACCCTCGGCCATGAGATGTCCGGTGTGATTGAGGAAGTTGCAGACGATGTCGAAGATCTCAAGGTCGGCGATCACGTTGTCGTTGAACCGTATCTCATCCACGATGATGTTGATACAACAGAGGAGAACAAGTTCTACCACCTCTCGCCAGACATGAACTTCATCGGTCTTGGTGGCGGTGGCGGTGGTCTGGCGGAGAACATCGTGGTCAAGCGCCGCTGGATCCACAAGATTCCGGATTCGATTCCGCTCGATCAGGCAGCTCTCATTGAGCCGCTGTCGGTGGGCTACCACGCTGTTGAGCGTGCAGGCTACGCCTCGGAGGAAGTAGCCAAGGGCAAGGTTGCCCTCGTCGGCGGAGCTGGCCCGATCGGTCTGCTCACCGCTGCTGTGCTTAAGGCTTTTGGTGCGACCGTCGTCATGTCGGAACTTTCGCCGCTTCGCCGCCAGAAAGCTCTCGATTCGGGCGTCGCTGACTATGCTCTTTCGCCAGCCGAGGTTGACGTCATCGAAGAAGTCAAGAAGCTCACCGACGGCGCTGGCGCTGATGTGGCATTCGAATGCACCTCGGTTCAAGTCGTTTTTGACACCCTGATGAGTGCACTGCGTCCAGGCGGAGTCCTCGTCGTTGTTTCGATCTGGTCCAAGCACGCGGATCTTGATATTCACCAGCTCGTGATGAAGGAGATCGATCTTCGCGGAACGATCGCCTACGCTCATTCGCATCCGGCAACCATCAAACTAGTGTCTGAAGGCAAGGTGAACCTTGAGCCGTTCATCACCGGAAAGATCGGACTGGATGGATTGGTTGATGAAGGCTTCGACACTCTGATCCACCACAACGAAACTGCGGTGAAGATCCTCGTCTCGCCGTCGGGCGAAGGCCTGTGA
- a CDS encoding ABC transporter substrate-binding protein, with protein MMKFTKMAAIASVSAIALAGFAACSSSGSTSNAKGKVYFLNWKPEQEQAFKSIAAEYSKAKGVDVKVVTAASGTYEQTLKSEIAKSDAPTLFQINGPVGLASWNKYARDLTDTPLVKSLKDANLALKGEDGKVYGTPAAVEGYGIIYNKAIMDKYFSLAGAKAKSVDEIKGFAKLKEVADDMQAKKAELGIDGVFASTSLASGEDWRWQTHLSNVSMFYEYKDAGVTDEKTVTFKYADNFKNLFDLYLTDSTVEKSLAPSKTVTDSMSEFALGKAAMVQNGNWAWSQIKDVAGNVVKEENIKFLPMYTGVAGEEKQGLAVGTEAFMAVNKKASEADQKATLDFINWLYTDDAGKKHVINDLSFIAPYSNYAEADTPSDPLAKEISSYISNKNLYAVPWVFTTYPSQKFKDDFGQALAQYASGNLDWAKVKSTFVDGWATEKK; from the coding sequence CTGATGAAATTCACAAAGATGGCTGCGATTGCATCTGTGAGTGCAATTGCGCTCGCTGGATTTGCTGCTTGCTCGTCGTCGGGCTCAACTAGCAACGCCAAAGGCAAGGTGTACTTCCTGAACTGGAAGCCGGAGCAGGAGCAAGCCTTCAAGTCAATCGCTGCCGAATACTCCAAGGCAAAGGGTGTGGATGTCAAAGTCGTGACCGCCGCGTCGGGCACCTATGAGCAGACGTTGAAATCCGAAATTGCGAAGAGCGATGCCCCGACCCTCTTCCAGATCAACGGGCCAGTCGGCCTTGCCTCGTGGAATAAGTACGCACGTGATCTCACAGATACACCACTGGTGAAGTCACTCAAGGATGCGAACCTCGCACTTAAGGGCGAAGACGGTAAGGTCTACGGCACCCCGGCGGCTGTTGAAGGTTACGGAATCATCTACAACAAGGCCATCATGGACAAGTACTTCAGCCTTGCTGGAGCGAAGGCAAAGTCGGTTGACGAAATCAAGGGCTTCGCAAAGCTCAAGGAAGTTGCCGATGATATGCAGGCCAAGAAAGCTGAACTCGGAATCGATGGTGTTTTCGCCTCCACGTCGCTGGCTAGTGGTGAAGACTGGCGTTGGCAAACCCACTTGTCCAACGTCTCGATGTTCTACGAGTACAAGGATGCGGGTGTCACCGATGAGAAGACGGTAACCTTCAAGTACGCTGACAACTTCAAGAATCTCTTCGATCTGTACCTCACCGACTCAACCGTTGAGAAGAGTCTCGCCCCGTCAAAGACTGTCACCGATTCGATGTCTGAATTTGCTCTCGGCAAGGCAGCCATGGTCCAAAACGGTAACTGGGCGTGGAGCCAGATCAAGGACGTTGCCGGAAACGTGGTGAAGGAAGAGAACATCAAGTTCCTTCCGATGTATACCGGAGTTGCTGGTGAAGAAAAGCAAGGTCTGGCTGTCGGCACCGAAGCGTTCATGGCAGTGAACAAGAAGGCTTCCGAAGCTGATCAGAAGGCCACGCTCGATTTCATCAACTGGCTCTACACCGACGACGCAGGCAAGAAGCACGTGATCAATGACCTGAGCTTTATTGCTCCTTACTCAAACTATGCTGAGGCTGATACTCCATCCGATCCTCTCGCGAAGGAGATTTCCTCCTACATTTCGAACAAGAACCTCTACGCGGTTCCGTGGGTTTTCACCACCTACCCGTCGCAAAAGTTCAAGGATGATTTCGGTCAGGCGCTCGCGCAATACGCTTCGGGCAACCTTGACTGGGCCAAGGTGAAGTCCACGTTTGTGGACGGCTGGGCCACAGAGAAGAAGTAA
- a CDS encoding carbohydrate ABC transporter permease: MQAQLKKYFPIFVLPTLIAFAVAFLVPFVIGFVLSFFEFTTITDATWVGLDNYKAAFDDRSGFVASFGFTLMVVVASVILVNVFSFAIAWLLTQKLRGTNMFRTVFFMPNLIGGIVLGYTWQVMINAVLAQYKTTIITNWTYGYIGMIMLINWQLVGYMMIIYIAGLQNVPPELVEAAEIDGAGRWSVLRHVTIPMVMPAITICLFLTLSNTFKLFDQNLALTNGAPQGKTEMVALNIVNTMFARVGEEGVGQAKAVLFVVVVVVIAMVQLSATRRKEIEA, from the coding sequence ATGCAAGCTCAGTTAAAGAAATATTTTCCAATCTTCGTCCTTCCCACGTTGATTGCATTCGCGGTGGCGTTTCTCGTTCCGTTTGTGATCGGTTTTGTGCTGTCTTTCTTTGAATTCACCACGATTACGGACGCTACCTGGGTAGGGTTGGACAACTATAAAGCAGCTTTCGACGACCGATCAGGTTTCGTTGCGAGCTTCGGCTTCACGCTCATGGTGGTGGTTGCTTCGGTGATCTTGGTGAACGTTTTCTCTTTCGCCATTGCCTGGTTGCTGACGCAGAAACTGCGCGGTACGAACATGTTCCGCACTGTATTCTTCATGCCGAACTTGATTGGTGGAATCGTGTTGGGCTACACCTGGCAGGTCATGATCAACGCTGTTCTTGCCCAGTACAAGACCACCATCATCACGAACTGGACCTACGGCTATATTGGAATGATCATGCTCATCAACTGGCAGTTGGTGGGATACATGATGATCATTTATATCGCGGGCCTACAAAACGTTCCGCCTGAGCTGGTCGAGGCTGCAGAAATCGACGGTGCTGGCCGCTGGAGCGTGTTGCGTCACGTCACTATCCCCATGGTGATGCCCGCGATCACGATCTGCCTCTTCTTAACCCTGTCGAATACATTCAAACTGTTCGATCAGAACCTCGCGTTAACTAACGGTGCTCCTCAAGGAAAAACTGAGATGGTGGCACTGAATATCGTCAACACCATGTTCGCCCGTGTCGGTGAAGAAGGCGTGGGCCAAGCAAAGGCTGTGCTCTTCGTCGTGGTCGTGGTGGTGATTGCGATGGTGCAACTTTCGGCTACTCGCAGGAAGGAAATCGAAGCATGA
- a CDS encoding carbohydrate ABC transporter permease, translating into MMHSKAGKALSYVILILLTLVFIGPILFILMNSFKSKFSIASHPFALPLGEMWTGLENYATGLALSGFFMAIVWSFVITILSVAAIVFFCAMTAYYITRVKTWYTSALYYMFVFSMVIPFQMVMFPTVKIADTLGLNNPWGIVVLYVGFGAGLSVFMFAGFIKSIPLEIEEAATIDGAGVLKTYFFVVLPILKPTAITVAILNAMWVWNDYLLPYLTIGLSTDYKTIPVVIQQLVGSNGNRDMGALMAMLVLAIVPIVIFYIAMQKYIIKGVAAGAVKG; encoded by the coding sequence ATGATGCACTCCAAAGCTGGAAAAGCTCTGTCATACGTCATTCTGATTCTCCTGACCTTGGTGTTCATCGGGCCGATTCTCTTCATCTTGATGAACTCCTTCAAATCGAAGTTTTCTATCGCCTCTCATCCATTTGCCCTGCCGTTAGGGGAAATGTGGACAGGCCTAGAAAACTACGCGACTGGCCTCGCTCTGTCGGGCTTCTTCATGGCGATTGTCTGGAGCTTCGTGATCACGATCTTGTCTGTGGCAGCCATCGTGTTTTTCTGTGCGATGACCGCCTACTACATCACTCGTGTCAAGACGTGGTACACATCGGCGCTCTACTACATGTTTGTCTTTTCGATGGTGATCCCGTTCCAGATGGTCATGTTTCCCACTGTGAAGATCGCCGACACCCTCGGATTGAACAACCCCTGGGGGATCGTGGTGCTTTACGTGGGCTTCGGCGCAGGACTATCAGTGTTCATGTTCGCCGGTTTCATCAAATCGATCCCGCTTGAGATCGAAGAAGCGGCAACCATTGACGGAGCAGGCGTTCTCAAGACCTACTTCTTTGTGGTCTTGCCGATCCTCAAGCCCACCGCAATCACGGTGGCAATCCTCAACGCCATGTGGGTCTGGAACGACTATCTTCTGCCGTACCTGACCATCGGTTTATCTACTGACTATAAGACCATTCCCGTGGTCATCCAGCAGCTGGTGGGATCAAACGGTAACCGTGACATGGGCGCTCTCATGGCAATGCTCGTTTTGGCAATCGTGCCGATCGTGATCTTCTACATTGCGATGCAGAAGTACATTATCAAGGGAGTTGCTGCGGGAGCGGTGAAGGGATAA
- a CDS encoding DUF624 domain-containing protein — translation MARHLFSQDSGFARVLALLADVAVVSMALTLTAIPVVTFGAGLAAANVVVGQLIADDGAHPWRTFWRIFVRSLKMATAGWLLLLACWFTVIYELMLLHTETGLLVDGMRIGLFSAAILSSLVAQWFFALAGHANAGLSTSGNMGHKQTAPMSFVSLLTTSLLCAIRYLPASTLGIVLWASPIFAVWIWPELVPTLIFFMMVFIPAFVLYLKTFLIGEKVREVAGRC, via the coding sequence GTGGCACGTCACTTATTCTCCCAGGACTCAGGCTTTGCCCGAGTCCTGGCTCTTCTTGCCGACGTCGCAGTGGTGTCGATGGCCCTGACACTCACGGCTATCCCTGTGGTCACCTTTGGTGCAGGTTTAGCTGCGGCGAATGTTGTGGTGGGCCAGCTGATCGCTGACGACGGCGCACACCCGTGGCGTACATTTTGGCGGATTTTTGTCCGATCATTGAAAATGGCGACTGCGGGGTGGCTCCTCCTTCTTGCATGTTGGTTCACAGTGATCTATGAACTCATGCTGTTGCATACCGAAACAGGGTTGCTCGTCGATGGAATGCGAATCGGCTTGTTCAGTGCCGCAATTCTTTCATCGCTCGTCGCCCAATGGTTCTTCGCACTGGCAGGTCACGCCAACGCCGGCCTTTCGACGTCGGGAAATATGGGTCACAAACAAACTGCGCCGATGTCGTTCGTTTCGTTACTGACGACGTCGCTCCTGTGCGCGATTCGGTACTTACCGGCAAGCACATTAGGAATAGTGCTATGGGCTAGCCCAATCTTTGCTGTATGGATATGGCCTGAACTCGTACCGACGCTCATCTTTTTTATGATGGTTTTTATCCCGGCATTCGTGCTCTACCTGAAGACCTTTCTCATCGGAGAAAAAGTGCGAGAAGTGGCAGGCCGCTGCTGA
- a CDS encoding S66 family peptidase, giving the protein MISPQRVTPGDRVAVLSPAWAAPAYFPQLHEQALERLKNELHVEPVEYPTTRAMGAAPAERAADVNAAFADPSIRAIFTTVGGDDLIEVVPLLDPELPVADPKPFFGYSDNTNILNWLWGLGVSSFHGGSTMVHLTGPHVDDAHIHTLKAAMFAQGDIVLPISQTSQDYGFDWSDPRAVCEPSPRGPALPLEFFGNESPVRGRTWGGCLEVIDQLAIADRLPDADELEGAILIFETSELLPPADYVGRWIRAMGERGYLDAAAGLAFARPVVSDRDKPKESDAELDAKRMAYYEFLLSNIARYREDLTVCLDLPFGHTRPQLILPYGGEITLDPCNRAVIGHFND; this is encoded by the coding sequence GTGATTTCACCACAGCGCGTCACACCAGGTGACAGAGTTGCTGTCCTATCACCGGCCTGGGCAGCGCCCGCATATTTCCCTCAGCTACATGAGCAAGCTCTGGAACGTCTCAAAAATGAGCTGCACGTTGAGCCGGTGGAGTACCCCACCACTCGCGCAATGGGAGCCGCTCCTGCCGAACGTGCAGCCGATGTTAATGCAGCATTCGCCGACCCATCGATCCGGGCAATTTTCACGACGGTGGGCGGGGACGATCTCATTGAAGTGGTTCCTCTCCTCGATCCGGAGTTGCCCGTAGCCGATCCAAAACCGTTCTTCGGATACTCCGACAATACGAATATCCTCAATTGGCTGTGGGGGCTGGGCGTAAGCTCCTTCCACGGCGGCTCGACAATGGTACACCTGACTGGCCCACACGTTGATGATGCCCATATCCACACATTGAAAGCAGCAATGTTTGCACAGGGAGACATCGTTCTCCCTATTTCGCAGACCTCACAAGATTACGGTTTCGACTGGTCCGATCCTCGTGCGGTCTGTGAGCCTTCCCCGCGCGGCCCAGCGCTTCCTCTCGAATTTTTTGGCAATGAATCACCAGTTCGCGGACGCACCTGGGGCGGTTGTCTCGAAGTGATCGACCAACTCGCCATCGCTGATCGTTTGCCTGATGCAGATGAACTTGAGGGTGCCATTCTTATTTTTGAAACTTCCGAGCTTCTTCCTCCAGCGGACTACGTTGGACGCTGGATCCGCGCAATGGGTGAACGTGGCTATCTCGACGCCGCAGCCGGACTGGCATTCGCACGCCCGGTAGTCTCTGATCGTGACAAACCCAAAGAATCTGATGCTGAACTTGATGCCAAGAGGATGGCGTATTACGAGTTTTTACTTTCGAACATTGCACGCTACCGCGAAGATCTCACTGTTTGCCTCGATCTTCCCTTCGGCCATACTCGTCCACAGCTTATTCTCCCCTACGGCGGTGAGATAACGCTCGATCCGTGCAACCGTGCTGTCATTGGGCACTTCAACGATTAA
- a CDS encoding CDP-alcohol phosphatidyltransferase family protein, with protein sequence MNYTWKQKIAAWAVHALTMSGLVFACLAALSLMHGELKMMWLYLGIAMLIDGIDGTFARAAKVREVIPWFNGSVVDIAVDYITWSFLPALFMYLYLPFGHAVLAFVAMIAVVTSSMFCYANEGEKSSDNYFVGFPAAWNIVAVCLWILHVPGWLNVVIVAVLVILTFIPTYYTHPFRVKKMMIANIVVSLVWVGATAGLVATYGTQPLWLHITFWVSGLWFLVTGAIRTVTGQDAAAQLS encoded by the coding sequence ATGAACTACACCTGGAAACAGAAAATTGCTGCCTGGGCGGTCCACGCGTTGACGATGTCTGGTTTGGTTTTTGCTTGCCTAGCAGCACTTTCACTGATGCATGGCGAGCTGAAAATGATGTGGCTTTATCTTGGTATCGCCATGCTGATTGACGGAATTGATGGAACTTTTGCACGGGCAGCGAAAGTGCGAGAGGTTATTCCGTGGTTTAACGGGAGCGTTGTGGACATCGCTGTTGACTACATTACGTGGTCGTTCTTGCCTGCACTGTTCATGTATCTCTATCTACCGTTCGGCCATGCCGTGCTGGCCTTTGTTGCCATGATTGCCGTCGTCACCTCGTCGATGTTCTGCTATGCGAATGAAGGCGAAAAATCTTCTGATAACTATTTCGTTGGATTCCCCGCAGCGTGGAACATTGTGGCCGTGTGTCTGTGGATCTTGCACGTTCCCGGTTGGCTCAACGTCGTTATCGTTGCTGTACTCGTGATCCTCACTTTTATCCCGACCTACTACACGCATCCGTTCCGCGTGAAGAAAATGATGATTGCGAATATTGTCGTTTCCCTCGTCTGGGTTGGTGCTACTGCTGGACTCGTCGCGACTTATGGCACACAGCCGCTGTGGCTACACATCACGTTCTGGGTGAGCGGATTGTGGTTCCTCGTCACCGGGGCCATCCGCACGGTCACTGGTCAAGATGCTGCCGCGCAGCTTTCTTGA
- a CDS encoding glycerophosphoryl diester phosphodiesterase has translation MTTVIGHRGLSALAPENTLAAFHAVLDHGMNWIETDVDVIADGTPILIHDSSLDRTTNRAGSYSHLTSSDLPLDAGAWFAPEFTGEPLPTLAQLVDLMNERGLNANIEIKPNEETKDRALAVIDGVIEQCERLNEGREVIISSFNHVLLYIFSQRCTKWPIGLLYENKIGDDWRSVAELVGASYIHPQESLLTRELVKSFHDAGLKVNAWTVNDRARANLLINWGVDGLISNVPHELDDLCRSR, from the coding sequence ATGACAACTGTTATCGGACACCGTGGCCTGTCAGCTCTGGCACCGGAAAATACACTTGCCGCGTTCCACGCGGTTCTTGACCACGGCATGAACTGGATCGAAACAGACGTCGATGTGATTGCAGACGGTACCCCGATCCTGATCCACGATTCGTCGCTAGACCGCACAACGAATCGTGCGGGGAGCTATTCGCATCTGACCAGCAGTGATCTTCCTCTCGACGCCGGGGCGTGGTTTGCCCCTGAATTCACAGGCGAACCATTACCGACACTTGCTCAGCTCGTCGATCTGATGAATGAGCGCGGACTCAATGCAAATATTGAGATTAAGCCTAACGAAGAGACCAAGGATCGTGCGCTTGCTGTGATCGATGGTGTGATTGAACAATGCGAACGCCTCAACGAGGGGCGAGAAGTCATTATTTCCTCGTTCAATCACGTGTTGCTTTACATTTTCTCGCAGCGTTGCACAAAATGGCCCATCGGTTTGCTCTACGAAAACAAAATCGGTGACGACTGGCGTAGCGTTGCTGAACTTGTGGGGGCGAGCTACATCCATCCACAAGAATCTCTCCTGACACGCGAACTCGTGAAGAGTTTTCACGATGCAGGATTGAAAGTGAACGCGTGGACCGTCAATGATCGTGCTCGGGCAAATCTGCTGATTAATTGGGGCGTTGACGGCCTCATTTCAAATGTTCCACACGAACTGGACGATCTGTGCCGCAGCCGGTGA